From a single Pseudomonas serboccidentalis genomic region:
- a CDS encoding YciI family protein: MKYLCLVYSDERLLHTLPDSPEDAECWAYAESIQGSGRMVAAEALESVQTATTVRMRNGKLSITDGPFAETKEQLAGFYLIDAKDLNEAIQVAGHIPAARVGSVEVRPVRQLNV, encoded by the coding sequence ATGAAGTATCTATGCCTGGTCTACAGCGATGAACGCCTGCTGCACACGCTGCCCGACAGCCCGGAAGACGCCGAATGCTGGGCCTACGCCGAGTCGATTCAGGGCAGCGGGCGGATGGTCGCGGCCGAAGCGCTGGAATCGGTGCAGACCGCCACCACGGTGCGCATGCGCAACGGCAAGCTGTCGATCACCGATGGCCCGTTCGCTGAAACCAAAGAGCAACTGGCCGGTTTCTACCTGATCGACGCCAAGGACCTCAACGAAGCGATCCAGGTCGCCGGGCACATTCCGGCGGCCCGGGTCGGCAGCGTCGAAGTGCGCCCGGTGCGGCAGTTGAATGTCTGA
- a CDS encoding RNA polymerase sigma factor, giving the protein MSEVRARVEQVYREDSRRILATLIRLLGDFDLAEEALHEAFFVAVERWQRDGVPDNPRTWLVSTGRFKAIDVLRRRARFKASQPLLLAQLEELEQADWSGEDVEDDRLRLIFTCCHPALAADAQVPLTLREVCDLTTEEIARAFLSAPAAIAQRIVRAKAKIRDAKIPYQVPSLNELSERLDSVLRVIYLVFNEGYSASMGAELTREDLTREAIRLGRLLMELLPEPEVMGLLALMLLHESRRPARTSPSGELVLLDDQDRSRWDAGLIAEGCALVERALTTRRFGPYCLQAAIAAVHAEAPSAAETDWEQIVGLYDVLLRAVPSPVIELNRAVAVAKRDGALAGLNLIEGILGRGELQDYHLAHSARAEFCRQLGRVEQARAAYRRALELTRQEPERRFIEGRLSELD; this is encoded by the coding sequence ATGTCTGAGGTTCGGGCGCGGGTCGAGCAGGTCTATCGCGAAGACTCGCGGCGGATCCTTGCGACGCTGATTCGCCTGCTCGGTGATTTCGACCTCGCCGAAGAAGCCTTGCACGAGGCGTTCTTCGTCGCGGTCGAGCGCTGGCAGCGCGACGGCGTGCCCGACAACCCGCGCACCTGGCTGGTGTCCACCGGGCGCTTCAAGGCGATCGATGTGTTGCGCCGGCGCGCCCGCTTCAAGGCCTCGCAGCCGCTGTTGCTGGCGCAGCTAGAAGAACTGGAACAGGCCGACTGGAGTGGCGAAGACGTGGAAGACGACCGCCTGCGGCTGATCTTCACCTGCTGTCACCCGGCGCTGGCGGCGGATGCGCAGGTACCGCTGACCCTGCGTGAAGTCTGCGACCTGACCACCGAGGAAATCGCCCGCGCGTTTCTTTCGGCACCGGCAGCGATTGCCCAGCGCATCGTGCGGGCCAAGGCCAAGATCCGCGATGCGAAAATCCCTTATCAAGTCCCCAGCCTCAACGAGTTGTCCGAGCGCCTCGACAGCGTGTTGCGGGTGATTTATCTGGTGTTCAACGAAGGGTATTCGGCGTCGATGGGCGCTGAGCTGACCCGTGAAGACCTGACGCGCGAGGCGATTCGGCTGGGGCGGTTGCTGATGGAGTTGCTGCCGGAGCCGGAGGTCATGGGCTTGCTGGCGCTGATGCTGCTGCACGAGTCGCGGCGGCCGGCGCGCACCTCGCCCAGCGGGGAATTGGTCCTGCTGGACGATCAGGACCGTTCGCGCTGGGATGCCGGGCTGATTGCCGAAGGCTGTGCGCTGGTGGAACGTGCGCTGACCACCCGGCGCTTCGGGCCGTATTGCCTGCAAGCGGCGATTGCAGCGGTGCACGCCGAGGCGCCTTCAGCGGCTGAAACGGATTGGGAGCAGATCGTCGGGCTGTATGACGTGCTGTTGCGCGCGGTGCCGTCGCCGGTGATCGAATTGAATCGTGCGGTGGCGGTGGCCAAGCGTGATGGGGCGTTGGCCGGGTTGAATTTGATTGAAGGGATTCTGGGGCGGGGCGAGTTGCAGGATTACCACTTGGCGCATTCGGCACGGGCGGAGTTTTGTCGGCAGTTGGGCCGGGTGGAGCAGGCGCGGGCGGCGTATCGGCGCGCGTTGGAGTTGACGCGGCAGGAGCCGGAGCGGCGGTTTATCGAGGGGCGGCTGAGCGAACTGGATTGA
- a CDS encoding LysR family transcriptional regulator, whose amino-acid sequence MASQEVLLAFVQAATQGSFSAAARKLGRSQSTISAAVASLEIDLDLILFDRSSRKPTLTPAGHVMLQRAEAILAATSRLEMTARQLTQGVEPKLTVAISDTYQSARFEAALVDFEQRYPDLELECLIAECDDLIELVQRGRAHLAFAEMRDSYPPDLVTSTVAERTDLALFVKRDHVLTHIERVDQQVLEQHRELRLATIVNPYDSRAKGRVWSAPSYLMLMEMAEMGFGWAALPRWLVGRFGNGSLVELTVRGWPRPVYVDALWSRIYPPGPAGSWLLSKMLE is encoded by the coding sequence ATGGCCTCGCAGGAAGTGCTGTTGGCGTTTGTTCAAGCCGCCACTCAGGGTTCGTTCTCGGCAGCGGCGCGCAAACTGGGGCGCAGTCAGTCGACCATCAGTGCCGCCGTCGCGAGTCTGGAGATTGATCTGGACCTGATCCTGTTCGACCGCAGCAGCCGCAAACCGACCCTGACCCCGGCCGGCCACGTGATGCTGCAACGGGCCGAGGCGATTCTGGCGGCCACCAGCCGTCTGGAAATGACCGCCCGACAACTGACGCAAGGCGTCGAGCCGAAGCTGACCGTGGCGATTTCCGACACCTACCAATCGGCGCGTTTCGAAGCGGCACTGGTCGACTTCGAACAGCGTTATCCGGACCTGGAACTGGAATGCCTGATCGCCGAGTGCGACGACCTGATCGAACTCGTTCAGCGTGGCCGCGCGCACCTGGCGTTCGCCGAGATGCGCGACAGCTATCCGCCGGATCTGGTGACGTCAACGGTTGCCGAGCGCACTGACCTTGCGCTGTTCGTCAAACGTGATCATGTGCTGACCCATATCGAACGTGTCGATCAGCAAGTGCTGGAACAGCATCGGGAGTTGCGGCTGGCGACCATCGTCAATCCCTACGACAGTCGGGCGAAAGGTCGGGTGTGGTCGGCGCCGAGTTACCTGATGCTGATGGAAATGGCGGAAATGGGCTTCGGCTGGGCGGCGCTGCCGCGCTGGCTGGTGGGGCGCTTCGGTAATGGCTCGCTGGTGGAATTGACGGTGCGCGGCTGGCCGCGGCCGGTGTATGTCGATGCGTTGTGGTCGCGGATTTATCCACCGGGGCCAGCGGGGAGCTGGCTATTGAGCAAGATGCTGGAATAG
- a CDS encoding multidrug/biocide efflux PACE transporter produces the protein MTANKSITERIFQAIGFEFLAILICTPLLAWIMNKPLLDMGAVTVLIAVLALAWNVVFNGFFDRTLKRLNVGHNAWTRVVHALLFEGGLIVMGVPLIAWWLSVSLWQAFLLDIGVLLFFLPYTYVYHWGYDVVRARFMQRSACQG, from the coding sequence ATGACGGCTAACAAGTCCATCACTGAACGTATCTTCCAGGCCATTGGTTTCGAGTTTCTGGCGATTCTTATCTGCACGCCGTTGCTGGCGTGGATCATGAACAAGCCGCTGCTCGACATGGGCGCGGTGACCGTGCTGATCGCCGTGTTGGCACTGGCGTGGAACGTGGTGTTCAACGGTTTCTTCGACCGGACGCTCAAGCGCCTGAACGTCGGGCACAACGCCTGGACGCGGGTGGTCCATGCGCTGCTGTTTGAAGGCGGCTTGATCGTGATGGGCGTGCCGCTGATTGCCTGGTGGCTGTCGGTCAGCCTGTGGCAGGCGTTTTTGCTCGATATCGGCGTGCTGCTGTTCTTCCTGCCGTACACCTACGTGTATCACTGGGGCTATGACGTGGTGCGTGCGCGGTTCATGCAGCGCAGCGCCTGTCAGGGTTAA
- a CDS encoding SDR family NAD(P)-dependent oxidoreductase gives MSRKIALITGASRGLGKNAALHLAAEGVDIIGTYNSHADEAQALVAELEQRGAKAVMLQLDVGRSDSFADFAARVEQALQQLERPRFDFLINNAGIGVHAAFAETTPEQFDLLMNIQLKGPFFLTQQLLPLINDGGRIINISSGLTRFSLPGYAAYAAMKGAMEVLTRYQAKELGARQIGVNILAPGAIETDFGGGAVRDNAALNAMVASNTALGRVGQPDDIGGALSMLLAPGAQWINGQRVEASGGMFL, from the coding sequence ATGAGCCGCAAAATCGCATTGATCACCGGCGCCAGCCGTGGCCTGGGCAAGAACGCCGCCCTGCACCTCGCCGCCGAAGGTGTGGACATCATCGGCACCTACAACAGCCACGCCGATGAAGCTCAAGCCCTGGTGGCTGAACTGGAACAACGCGGCGCCAAAGCCGTGATGCTGCAACTGGACGTGGGCCGCAGCGACAGCTTCGCTGATTTCGCTGCGCGGGTTGAGCAAGCGCTGCAGCAACTGGAGCGTCCGCGCTTCGACTTTCTGATCAACAACGCCGGGATCGGTGTGCACGCGGCATTCGCCGAAACCACACCAGAGCAGTTCGACCTGCTGATGAACATCCAGCTCAAAGGGCCGTTCTTCCTGACTCAGCAACTGCTGCCGCTGATCAACGATGGCGGGCGCATCATCAACATCTCCAGTGGCCTGACCCGCTTCAGCCTGCCGGGGTATGCCGCCTATGCAGCGATGAAAGGGGCGATGGAAGTGCTGACTCGCTATCAGGCCAAGGAGCTGGGCGCGCGGCAGATCGGCGTGAACATTCTGGCGCCGGGGGCCATCGAGACCGACTTTGGTGGCGGCGCCGTGCGCGACAACGCGGCGTTGAACGCGATGGTCGCCAGCAACACCGCCCTGGGCCGTGTCGGGCAGCCGGATGACATTGGTGGTGCGCTGTCGATGTTGCTGGCGCCGGGGGCACAGTGGATCAACGGGCAGCGGGTCGAGGCGTCGGGCGGGATGTTTCTCTAA
- a CDS encoding LysR family transcriptional regulator, with translation MNKLELLRTFVRVSELSSFTLAGESLGLPRSTVSEHVQSLETLLGTRLLQRTTRKVQATQDGLVLYERSKDLLSHMDEIEGLFRQDPASLTGRIRVDMPNILSRRLIMPLLPEFMACHPNLELEISCTDRRVDLLSEGFDCVVRIGAQPDQSVVARHLGDFPMINCASPAYLERYGVPQTLEDLAQHRLVHYVGVLGSRSEGFVYEQDGQVRRLPMAGSVTVNSTDAYESACLGGFGLVQVPRTGMQPHLDTGELVTVLPQFTAPAMGISILYARQRHLPLRVRVFMDWLGEVIRSTL, from the coding sequence ATGAACAAACTGGAACTGCTGCGCACCTTCGTCCGGGTCAGCGAACTGTCGAGTTTCACCCTCGCCGGCGAGAGTCTGGGGCTGCCGCGCTCGACGGTGTCCGAGCATGTGCAGTCGCTGGAAACCCTGCTCGGCACGCGCCTGCTGCAACGCACCACGCGCAAGGTGCAGGCGACGCAGGACGGCCTGGTGCTGTACGAACGCAGCAAGGATCTGCTGTCGCACATGGACGAGATCGAGGGCCTGTTTCGTCAGGATCCGGCCTCGCTGACCGGACGGATTCGCGTCGACATGCCGAACATTCTGTCGCGCCGCCTGATCATGCCGCTGCTGCCTGAGTTCATGGCGTGTCACCCGAATCTGGAGCTGGAGATCAGCTGCACCGACCGCCGCGTCGATTTGCTCAGCGAGGGCTTCGATTGCGTGGTGCGCATTGGCGCGCAGCCGGATCAGTCAGTGGTAGCACGGCATTTGGGCGATTTCCCGATGATCAATTGCGCCAGCCCGGCGTACCTTGAACGCTACGGTGTGCCGCAGACGCTGGAGGATCTGGCGCAGCATAGGCTGGTGCATTACGTCGGTGTGCTGGGCTCGCGCTCGGAAGGGTTTGTGTATGAACAGGACGGTCAGGTGCGGCGTCTGCCAATGGCTGGCAGCGTTACGGTCAACAGCACTGACGCTTACGAGTCGGCCTGCCTGGGCGGCTTCGGCCTGGTTCAGGTGCCGCGTACCGGCATGCAGCCGCATCTGGACACCGGCGAACTGGTGACCGTACTGCCGCAGTTCACGGCGCCGGCGATGGGGATTTCAATCCTGTATGCGCGGCAACGGCACTTGCCGCTGCGGGTGCGGGTGTTCATGGATTGGTTGGGCGAGGTCATCCGTTCGACGCTCTGA
- a CDS encoding inorganic phosphate transporter, with the protein MATPSLTAARPTSVHGGRPALDKKPGPFTYVVFFAVLAMGMLFTAYSLMHDMHELGTTVTTWTPFLLLGVALLIALGFEFVNGFHDTANAVATVIYTHSLPPNVAVVWSGFFNFLGVLLSSGAVAFGIIALLPVELILQVGSSAGFAMIFALLIAAILWNLGTWWLGLPASSSHTLIGSIIGVGVANALMHGRDGTSGVDWAQATKIGYALLLSPLVGFGCAALLLLALRAFVKNRALYKAPQGNTPPPWWIRGLLIITCTGVSFAHGSNDGQKGMGLIMLILVGTLPMAYALNRTMPADQALQFAAVAEVTQQALVKNTPLPAPADPRPVLSDYVRNKEATPQLIPALAALTGHIGEEVKGYGSLSKVPAEAMGNVRNDMYLASESIRLMDKNKVGNFDADTHNKLQLFKQQIDNATRFIPLWVKIAVAIALGLGTMVGWKRIVVTVGEKIGKTHLTYAQGASAETVAMLTIGAADMFGLPVSTTHVLSSGVAGTMVANGGGLQMKTIRNLLMAWVLTLPAAILLSGSLYWLFTQIF; encoded by the coding sequence ATGGCTACTCCCTCCCTGACCGCCGCCCGCCCCACGTCCGTCCACGGCGGTCGGCCTGCACTTGATAAAAAACCCGGCCCCTTCACTTACGTGGTGTTTTTTGCCGTGCTGGCAATGGGGATGCTGTTCACGGCCTACAGCCTGATGCACGACATGCACGAGCTGGGCACCACCGTCACCACCTGGACCCCGTTCCTGCTACTCGGCGTGGCGCTCCTGATTGCGCTGGGCTTTGAGTTCGTCAACGGTTTCCACGACACCGCCAACGCGGTCGCGACGGTGATCTACACCCACTCGCTGCCGCCGAATGTGGCGGTGGTCTGGTCGGGTTTCTTCAACTTCCTCGGGGTGCTGCTGTCCAGCGGCGCTGTAGCGTTCGGCATCATCGCCCTGCTGCCGGTGGAGCTGATTCTGCAGGTCGGTTCGTCCGCCGGGTTCGCGATGATCTTCGCTCTGCTGATCGCAGCGATCCTGTGGAACCTCGGCACCTGGTGGCTGGGCCTGCCGGCCTCCTCGTCGCACACCCTGATCGGCTCGATCATCGGCGTCGGCGTGGCCAATGCCTTGATGCACGGGCGCGACGGCACCAGCGGCGTGGACTGGGCGCAAGCGACCAAGATCGGTTACGCCTTGCTGCTGTCGCCACTGGTGGGTTTCGGCTGCGCGGCGCTGTTACTGCTGGCGTTGCGTGCGTTCGTGAAAAACCGTGCGCTGTACAAAGCACCGCAAGGCAACACCCCGCCACCGTGGTGGATCCGTGGTTTGCTGATTATCACCTGCACCGGCGTGTCCTTCGCTCACGGCTCCAACGACGGGCAGAAAGGCATGGGCCTGATCATGCTGATTCTGGTCGGCACCCTGCCAATGGCTTATGCGTTGAACCGCACCATGCCGGCCGATCAGGCGTTGCAGTTTGCCGCTGTCGCCGAAGTCACTCAGCAAGCACTGGTGAAAAATACCCCGCTGCCGGCCCCCGCCGATCCACGTCCGGTGCTCTCCGATTACGTGCGCAACAAGGAAGCCACCCCGCAACTGATCCCCGCCCTCGCCGCCCTCACCGGGCATATTGGCGAAGAGGTGAAAGGCTATGGCTCGCTGTCGAAAGTCCCGGCTGAAGCCATGGGCAACGTGCGTAACGACATGTACCTGGCCAGCGAATCAATTCGCCTGATGGACAAGAACAAGGTCGGCAACTTCGACGCCGACACCCACAACAAGCTGCAATTGTTCAAGCAGCAGATCGACAACGCCACGCGGTTCATTCCGCTGTGGGTGAAGATCGCCGTGGCCATCGCCCTGGGACTGGGGACCATGGTCGGCTGGAAACGGATTGTGGTGACGGTCGGCGAGAAGATCGGCAAGACCCACCTGACCTACGCCCAGGGCGCCTCGGCGGAAACCGTGGCGATGCTGACCATCGGCGCGGCGGACATGTTCGGTTTGCCGGTGTCGACCACCCACGTGTTGTCATCGGGCGTGGCCGGAACCATGGTCGCCAATGGCGGCGGCTTGCAGATGAAGACCATCCGCAATCTGCTGATGGCGTGGGTGCTGACATTGCCGGCGGCGATTCTGCTATCGGGCAGCCTCTATTGGCTGTTCACCCAGATCTTCTAA
- a CDS encoding transporter, translating into MNHSLDISHRDPDLFGLLYGFRFRPGERGREVDSATALRCLQDDSDSDEFLWLHLNLAHAACERWMKSHLQLPEEFFEALHEGSRSTRIEHVDSALLAVVNDVVFNLSSMVSSDVSTLWVCVRSKLIVSARLQPLHSVDKLRSSVKAGECFRSPSELLVHLLRDQGEVLTQIVRKTSMSVDQVEDELLSSRLSTNRAELGANRRVLVRLQRLLALEPGSLLRLLNRPPPWLQKEDVKELRKSTEEFALIINDLTALGERIKLLQEEIAANLNEQSNRTLFTLTVVTVLALPINIIAGFFGMNVGGVPLATDPEGFWILVALVATFTVIAGRWAFRKRGDY; encoded by the coding sequence ATGAACCACAGCCTCGATATCAGTCATCGCGATCCTGATTTGTTCGGTTTGCTTTACGGCTTCCGTTTCCGCCCGGGTGAACGTGGCCGCGAAGTCGATTCGGCGACCGCCCTGCGCTGCCTGCAAGACGACAGCGACAGTGATGAATTCCTCTGGCTGCACCTGAACCTGGCCCACGCCGCGTGCGAGCGCTGGATGAAAAGCCATCTGCAATTGCCCGAAGAATTTTTCGAAGCGCTGCACGAAGGTTCGCGCTCGACGCGCATCGAACACGTTGACTCAGCGTTGCTGGCGGTGGTCAATGATGTGGTGTTCAACCTCAGCAGCATGGTCTCTTCGGATGTCTCGACGCTGTGGGTTTGCGTGCGCAGCAAACTGATCGTCAGCGCACGCCTGCAACCGCTGCACTCGGTGGACAAGCTGCGCTCGTCGGTGAAGGCCGGCGAATGCTTTCGCTCGCCGTCGGAACTGCTCGTGCACCTGCTGCGCGATCAGGGCGAAGTGCTGACGCAGATCGTGCGCAAGACCAGCATGAGCGTCGATCAGGTCGAGGACGAATTGCTCTCCTCGCGCCTGTCGACCAACCGCGCCGAACTCGGCGCCAACCGCCGCGTGCTGGTGCGCCTGCAACGGCTGTTGGCGCTGGAACCGGGTTCGCTGCTGCGCCTGCTCAACCGTCCGCCGCCGTGGCTGCAGAAGGAGGACGTCAAGGAGCTGCGCAAGTCCACCGAGGAGTTCGCGCTGATCATCAACGACCTCACCGCCCTCGGCGAACGGATCAAACTGCTCCAGGAAGAGATCGCCGCCAACCTCAACGAACAGAGCAACCGCACGCTGTTCACCCTGACCGTGGTCACGGTGCTGGCGCTGCCGATCAACATCATTGCCGGTTTCTTCGGCATGAACGTCGGCGGCGTGCCGCTGGCAACGGATCCGGAGGGGTTCTGGATATTGGTCGCGTTGGTGGCGACGTTTACCGTGATTGCCGGGCGCTGGGCGTTTCGTAAACGCGGGGATTACTAA
- a CDS encoding methyl-accepting chemotaxis protein — MLQKSLRAQILALLSGSLLATLLIALACFHFLSNGVQNYSQLIAGPLHTSQLIDEANLQFKVQVQEWKNVLLRGKQPADLAKYWSQFEDRQRDVQNILGELASQKGIEPALKTRIERLREEHRLLGAAYQKGRDAYVAAGADPTAGDAAVKGVDRAASDQMSELVAELRKQGSEQSAQISASADSTVLLGILVMLGSGLLIGLLSLWLVNRNLIEPIRKLIDYVTQLSRGRLAERVANDRQDELGNLAAAANTLRDFLAETFTHLQRSASDLDSASGELNAIATTMAGGTNEQFNRTDQVATAMNEMSATAQEVARHAADAARAADDADQSAQQGEKVMQSTIHSITQMRSEIANTATVIRRLEADSGRIGKVLEVIRGIAEQTNLLALNAAIEAARAGEAGRGFAVVADEVRNLAQRTAESIIEINQIIQSVQTGAVDAAQAIDSGQSRSDESVEQVTQAGAMLERITHAVEAIRDMNRQIATAAEEQTSVAEDISRNLTEITSIASTNLNSVQRTESASQNLHGLSGQLNEVTARLSA, encoded by the coding sequence ATGCTGCAAAAATCCCTGAGAGCGCAAATTCTCGCCCTGCTGAGCGGCAGCCTGCTGGCGACACTGTTGATCGCGCTGGCCTGCTTTCATTTCCTGTCCAACGGCGTGCAGAACTACAGCCAGTTGATCGCCGGCCCGTTGCACACCTCACAACTGATCGACGAGGCCAACCTGCAATTCAAGGTGCAGGTGCAGGAATGGAAAAACGTCCTGCTGCGCGGCAAGCAACCGGCGGATCTGGCCAAATACTGGAGCCAGTTCGAAGATCGCCAGCGCGATGTACAAAATATTCTCGGTGAACTGGCCAGCCAGAAAGGCATCGAGCCGGCACTCAAAACCCGCATCGAACGCCTGCGTGAAGAACACCGCCTGCTCGGCGCCGCGTACCAGAAAGGTCGCGATGCCTACGTGGCGGCCGGTGCCGATCCAACCGCTGGCGATGCCGCCGTCAAAGGCGTGGACCGCGCCGCCAGCGACCAGATGAGCGAGCTGGTGGCCGAGCTGCGCAAGCAAGGCAGCGAGCAGTCGGCGCAGATCAGCGCCAGTGCCGACAGCACCGTGTTGCTGGGGATTCTGGTGATGCTCGGCTCGGGTCTGTTGATCGGTCTGTTGAGCCTGTGGCTGGTCAACCGCAACCTGATCGAACCGATCCGCAAGCTGATCGATTACGTCACCCAATTGAGTCGCGGGCGCCTCGCTGAACGTGTCGCCAACGACCGTCAGGACGAGTTGGGCAACCTGGCGGCGGCCGCCAATACCCTGCGTGATTTCCTCGCTGAGACGTTCACCCACCTGCAACGCAGCGCCAGTGATCTGGACAGCGCCAGCGGCGAGCTGAACGCGATTGCCACGACCATGGCCGGCGGCACCAACGAGCAGTTCAACCGCACCGATCAGGTGGCGACGGCGATGAACGAAATGTCCGCCACCGCCCAGGAAGTCGCCCGTCATGCGGCGGACGCGGCGCGCGCGGCCGACGATGCCGACCAGTCCGCTCAACAGGGCGAAAAGGTCATGCAGAGCACCATCCATTCCATCACCCAGATGCGCAGCGAAATCGCTAACACCGCCACGGTGATCCGCCGTCTGGAAGCGGACAGCGGCCGGATCGGCAAGGTGCTGGAAGTGATTCGCGGCATCGCCGAACAGACCAACCTGCTGGCACTCAACGCGGCGATTGAAGCGGCGCGGGCCGGTGAGGCCGGGCGTGGTTTTGCCGTGGTGGCCGATGAAGTGCGCAACCTGGCGCAACGCACGGCGGAGTCGATCATCGAGATCAACCAGATCATTCAGAGCGTGCAGACCGGCGCAGTCGATGCGGCCCAAGCCATCGATAGCGGCCAGTCGCGCAGCGATGAAAGCGTCGAGCAAGTGACCCAGGCCGGCGCCATGCTCGAGCGCATCACCCACGCGGTGGAAGCGATTCGCGACATGAACCGCCAGATCGCCACCGCCGCCGAAGAGCAGACCTCGGTGGCCGAAGACATCTCGCGCAACCTCACCGAGATCACCTCGATCGCCAGCACCAACCTCAACAGCGTGCAGCGCACCGAAAGCGCCAGCCAGAACCTGCATGGCCTGTCCGGGCAACTCAATGAAGTCACCGCGCGCCTGAGCGCCTGA
- a CDS encoding PepSY domain-containing protein has translation MKTLTALFTAAALTLTAGLAQADVRVDQIPQLVKEGKIKSLESMNAEALKLHPGATITDTDLDNHFNGYEYEVELKTADGKEFDVDFDATTGKVLSNKQDT, from the coding sequence ATGAAAACTTTGACTGCCCTGTTTACCGCCGCTGCCCTGACCCTGACCGCTGGCCTGGCCCAGGCTGACGTCCGCGTCGACCAGATCCCGCAACTGGTGAAGGAAGGCAAGATCAAGTCGCTGGAGTCGATGAACGCCGAGGCGCTGAAACTGCACCCGGGTGCGACCATCACCGACACCGACCTGGACAACCACTTCAACGGTTACGAGTACGAAGTCGAGCTGAAAACCGCCGATGGCAAAGAGTTCGACGTGGACTTTGACGCCACCACCGGCAAGGTGCTGAGCAACAAGCAAGACACTTGA
- a CDS encoding glycerophosphodiester phosphodiesterase, with protein MPATFTRSALMLSLLLGLGQAHAAQTDVNALAAAHGIPHPAVIAHRGASFDAPESTAASYKLARDLGADYLEMDLQRSKDGVLFALHDNNLQRTTDVATKFPDRKDSPANAFTMAELKTLDAGSWYNKAYPDRARPSYAGLKILTLDEIIDIAQANPKHKPGLYIETKEPQLFPGIEHDLKEKLQDRGWLSPAGSKLAKSELGVGQGKGKVILQTFEKNSLELLQKEMPQVPKILLLWVGEGSIEPKSTVTFAESGEKDKNAFYGKQEPKSEAEFKQWVDFAKAQGAIGTGPSAKLTQGGDQSYSDLVQPWMNQYTHDQGMLVHVYTVDEPVDFEKVMASGVDGIFTNRASELLKFYKRPAAASVDEVLKNNGF; from the coding sequence ATGCCCGCCACTTTCACCAGAAGCGCCCTCATGCTGAGCCTGCTGCTCGGTCTCGGCCAGGCCCACGCCGCCCAGACTGACGTTAACGCGCTTGCCGCCGCCCATGGCATCCCGCATCCAGCCGTGATCGCTCACCGTGGCGCGTCCTTCGATGCACCGGAATCCACCGCCGCCTCCTACAAACTGGCCCGCGACCTCGGCGCCGATTACCTGGAAATGGATTTGCAGCGCAGCAAGGACGGCGTGTTGTTCGCCCTGCACGACAACAACCTGCAACGCACCACCGACGTCGCGACCAAGTTTCCGGACCGCAAGGACAGCCCGGCCAATGCCTTCACCATGGCCGAACTGAAAACCCTCGACGCCGGCAGCTGGTACAACAAGGCTTACCCGGATCGCGCGCGCCCGTCCTACGCCGGGCTGAAAATCCTGACCCTGGACGAAATCATCGACATCGCCCAGGCCAACCCGAAACACAAGCCGGGCCTGTACATCGAAACCAAGGAGCCACAACTGTTCCCCGGGATCGAGCATGACCTCAAAGAGAAGCTGCAGGACCGCGGCTGGTTGAGCCCGGCCGGTTCGAAACTGGCGAAAAGCGAGCTGGGCGTCGGCCAGGGCAAAGGCAAGGTGATCCTGCAGACCTTCGAGAAAAACAGCCTCGAACTGCTGCAAAAGGAAATGCCACAAGTGCCGAAGATCCTCTTGCTGTGGGTCGGTGAAGGCAGCATCGAGCCGAAATCGACAGTGACCTTTGCCGAATCCGGCGAGAAGGACAAGAACGCTTTCTACGGCAAGCAGGAACCGAAATCCGAAGCTGAATTCAAGCAGTGGGTGGATTTCGCCAAGGCTCAGGGCGCCATCGGCACCGGCCCTTCGGCCAAGCTGACCCAGGGCGGCGATCAGAGCTATTCGGATCTGGTGCAACCGTGGATGAACCAGTACACCCACGATCAGGGCATGCTGGTGCACGTGTATACCGTCGATGAGCCGGTGGACTTCGAGAAAGTCATGGCATCCGGCGTCGACGGCATCTTCACCAACCGCGCCAGCGAACTGTTGAAGTTCTACAAGCGTCCGGCGGCAGCCAGTGTTGATGAGGTGTTGAAGAACAACGGTTTCTGA
- a CDS encoding DUF2025 family protein — protein MRITSQLICQAADDLKGFVGLNRKTGQYIVRFSEDSFGMDVADDGIIPTSEFVWVAVSDTTMTLKRELIQLLLDQNIDDRINITEPLRVYMSKVEVPEIVAVRSLVKG, from the coding sequence ATGCGCATCACTTCCCAACTCATCTGCCAGGCCGCCGACGACCTCAAAGGCTTTGTCGGCCTCAACCGCAAGACCGGTCAGTACATCGTGCGTTTCAGCGAAGATTCGTTCGGCATGGACGTGGCCGATGACGGCATCATTCCCACCAGCGAATTTGTCTGGGTGGCGGTCTCCGATACGACCATGACCTTGAAGCGCGAGTTGATTCAGTTGCTGCTGGATCAGAACATCGACGACCGGATCAACATCACCGAGCCGTTGCGGGTGTACATGAGCAAGGTTGAGGTGCCGGAGATTGTGGCGGTGCGCAGTCTGGTGAAGGGCTGA